One segment of Rubripirellula amarantea DNA contains the following:
- the ald gene encoding alanine dehydrogenase yields the protein MIIGVPREVKSDEYRVAMLPVGAEELVSRGHRVIVEAGAGLGSGLPDHDYLRAGAEMAASGRDVFEQADLIVKVKEPQPEEYGLIRTGQVLFTYFHFAASLKLTDAMLNSGASCLAYETLRDEHGRLPLLTPMSEVAGRMSIQEGAKYLEKPQMGRGILLGGIPGVAPAHITVLGGGIVGANAARIAAGFQADVAILDVNLDRLRYLDDVMPANVNTLYSDRHNILDQLERADLVIGSVLIPGAKAPRLVRAEDLSRMKAGSVIVDVAVDQGGCFETTRPTTHGDPTFVVDEVVHYCVANMPGAVGRTSTYGLCNATISWIARLAEMGIDSAIKDSLPLRRALNVHAGKVTNAAVAAAFDLEFQDEV from the coding sequence ATGATCATTGGCGTCCCACGCGAAGTGAAGTCCGACGAGTACCGTGTTGCGATGTTGCCAGTGGGAGCGGAAGAGTTAGTTAGCCGCGGACATCGAGTGATTGTCGAAGCCGGCGCTGGACTGGGAAGCGGATTGCCGGACCACGACTACCTGCGAGCCGGCGCCGAGATGGCTGCAAGTGGCCGAGATGTATTCGAGCAGGCTGATCTGATCGTCAAGGTGAAGGAGCCTCAACCCGAAGAGTACGGCCTGATTCGAACGGGACAAGTTCTATTCACGTACTTTCATTTCGCAGCAAGCTTGAAGCTTACCGATGCGATGTTGAATAGCGGCGCCTCATGCTTGGCGTATGAAACCTTGCGCGATGAACACGGGCGTTTGCCGCTGCTGACTCCGATGAGCGAGGTGGCCGGTCGAATGAGCATTCAAGAAGGTGCAAAGTATCTTGAAAAACCGCAAATGGGCCGGGGCATCCTGCTCGGTGGTATTCCTGGCGTAGCACCGGCACACATCACTGTGCTGGGCGGTGGAATTGTTGGTGCGAACGCAGCTCGTATTGCGGCTGGATTTCAAGCTGACGTTGCGATCCTGGACGTCAACCTCGATCGCTTGCGATATCTCGACGATGTGATGCCCGCCAATGTGAACACGCTCTACAGTGATCGTCATAACATTCTTGATCAACTTGAACGAGCTGACCTAGTGATCGGATCAGTGTTGATTCCTGGTGCCAAAGCGCCTCGACTGGTTCGCGCCGAAGACTTAAGTCGCATGAAGGCGGGCAGCGTGATCGTCGACGTTGCGGTAGATCAAGGTGGTTGCTTCGAAACCACGCGACCTACGACGCATGGCGATCCAACGTTTGTTGTTGATGAAGTGGTTCACTACTGCGTCGCAAACATGCCCGGTGCGGTGGGACGGACGAGCACCTATGGCTTGTGCAATGCCACGATATCTTGGATTGCCCGACTTGCTGAAATGGGAATTGACTCTGCGATCAAGGATTCACTGCCATTGCGACGTGCACTGAATGTTCATGCAGGCAAAGTAACCAACGCGGCAGTTGCAGCAGCGTTTGATCTGGAATTTCAAGACGAGGTCTAG
- a CDS encoding TIGR04282 family arsenosugar biosynthesis glycosyltransferase, whose translation MKYWNPGDVKTRLGSSIGYQQAAHLHRTFVGHLCQQLAKTAGLRELVVWPPEQIPLVSQQLAQWQSESWNIRVQVDGDLGQRMARWIEDTLAHCEVAILIGADCPVLSHDDISTAISMLQANDVVLGPAADGGYYLVGIRGPWKDQMNRLFENMTWSQGDVFQTTERRITEIGLKMGQLPIREDIDTNAELSRLRNELTISDNPTDRTLSRQIDLILNTDAEDNTISSLPIASE comes from the coding sequence ATGAAGTACTGGAACCCCGGCGACGTCAAAACTCGCTTGGGGTCCTCAATTGGATATCAGCAAGCTGCCCACCTGCATCGGACCTTCGTCGGCCACTTGTGCCAACAATTGGCGAAAACAGCCGGACTGAGAGAACTGGTCGTCTGGCCTCCTGAACAGATTCCCCTGGTTTCGCAGCAACTTGCCCAATGGCAATCTGAATCCTGGAATATCCGCGTCCAAGTCGATGGTGACCTGGGCCAGCGAATGGCAAGATGGATTGAAGATACGCTGGCCCATTGCGAAGTTGCGATATTGATCGGTGCCGATTGCCCGGTGCTCAGTCACGACGATATCTCCACCGCAATCTCTATGCTTCAAGCCAATGACGTCGTGTTGGGTCCTGCTGCCGATGGCGGGTATTATCTGGTCGGAATTCGAGGGCCGTGGAAAGATCAGATGAACCGACTGTTTGAAAACATGACGTGGAGCCAAGGCGACGTCTTCCAAACAACCGAGCGGCGAATCACCGAAATCGGTCTCAAGATGGGTCAATTGCCAATCCGAGAAGACATCGACACCAACGCTGAACTATCGCGATTGCGAAACGAGCTGACCATTTCTGACAACCCGACCGACCGCACGCTAAGTCGACAGATTGACTTAATTTTGAACACCGATGCGGAAGACAACACGATCTCCTCATTGCCAATCGCTTCTGAATGA
- a CDS encoding lysophospholipid acyltransferase family protein — protein sequence MSVVLGRPYQFVPPHRGNLWPSFIQTFRIVDRYLHRKEGVVDFECRGLDRWRESVDRGDGILLAPNHCRYADPLVLGWPARELRQHVFAMASWHLFNEGWLDSFAIQKMGGFSINREGSDRQSLEMAIGILADAERPLILFPEGTTNRTNDVLKPMLEGITFIARTAARKRAKTSDGQVVMHPVALKYLCQGDITSWANEQLSELEDRLSWRISPSDTILQRTVRVAEGLLSLKEIEHVGNVGTGDLPQRRDQLMRALLEQAESKLNLIPGPDIRDRVRTIRSEVVARYFARPHTSDETEALRIYATKADLAQELLSYPTCYLDRELATDTRIVETIQRMQETFLGTANVAVPLKVVIQCDDAIVVPPHKSARGEEDPLLGLLRERLTSMITTLSAEARPATQCGLA from the coding sequence ATGAGCGTTGTCTTAGGACGACCCTATCAGTTTGTTCCGCCGCATCGGGGCAATCTGTGGCCGTCTTTCATTCAGACGTTTCGAATCGTTGATCGCTACCTTCACCGCAAAGAAGGCGTCGTCGATTTTGAATGTCGCGGACTTGATCGGTGGCGGGAATCAGTCGATCGTGGCGACGGTATTCTGCTTGCACCGAATCATTGTCGATACGCTGACCCGTTGGTGCTGGGTTGGCCAGCAAGGGAACTTCGCCAGCATGTCTTCGCCATGGCTTCATGGCATCTCTTCAATGAAGGCTGGCTGGATTCGTTTGCCATTCAAAAAATGGGTGGTTTCAGCATCAATCGCGAGGGATCCGATCGTCAGTCTCTTGAGATGGCAATTGGTATCCTTGCCGATGCAGAACGACCGTTGATTCTTTTTCCCGAAGGCACGACTAATCGCACCAACGATGTGCTTAAGCCCATGCTCGAAGGGATCACCTTCATTGCTCGTACTGCGGCACGGAAACGAGCTAAGACCAGCGATGGGCAAGTGGTGATGCATCCGGTGGCGCTAAAGTATCTTTGCCAGGGTGACATTACCTCTTGGGCAAATGAGCAATTGAGCGAGCTAGAGGATCGACTGAGTTGGCGGATCTCGCCCAGCGATACCATTCTGCAGCGAACCGTTCGCGTCGCCGAAGGTCTATTGTCACTGAAAGAAATTGAACACGTGGGCAATGTCGGTACGGGGGACCTTCCCCAGCGACGCGACCAATTGATGCGTGCCTTGCTCGAACAAGCCGAATCAAAACTAAACTTGATACCCGGACCTGATATTCGTGATCGCGTGCGGACGATCCGTAGCGAAGTCGTAGCTCGCTACTTTGCCCGTCCTCACACGTCAGACGAAACCGAGGCATTGCGGATTTACGCGACGAAGGCGGACCTAGCTCAAGAATTACTGTCCTACCCAACCTGCTATCTCGATCGAGAACTCGCGACGGACACAAGGATCGTTGAAACCATTCAAAGGATGCAAGAAACTTTCTTGGGGACCGCAAACGTGGCGGTGCCTTTAAAAGTCGTCATTCAATGTGACGATGCGATTGTTGTACCGCCCCACAAGTCGGCGCGAGGCGAGGAGGATCCCTTGTTAGGGCTATTGCGAGAACGTCTGACTTCTATGATCACTACCCTTTCGGCTGAGGCTCGTCCGGCAACCCAGTGTGGGCTTGCTTGA
- a CDS encoding SPFH domain-containing protein, translating into MPRLGELTFGAKQASGITIPPHVFPSELQMSADFEDSQASGQAKPWLRSGGLGAAILFSLAGLLGLSIWAFLFCRVEVPSRKIAVLTKKTGSELTNEMEIVPEAEFGNFKGIQERVLAEGRYFYNPWKWDWDIVDQVEVPENRLGVRIRLYGENLGYGNLIADDTSQKGIFGEVLRPGRYPLNAISYEAGTEPNPMRDNYIELVELHKPVVVPAGFKGVVTLLSAPMAEDPNQLIVADGKRGVQKKTLDPGVYYINPYVARVNLVDCRSQRFNLSTGGEMGFPSRDGFWVKLDGRIEFRVDPDRAAEVFVTYNDETNDSSNNAIVEEEIIQKIILPNARSFCRLRGSDNSGRDFILGEKRSEFQEDFQATIGATCQSQGIEIIQALITRISPPQQIAKPVRERQIATQQAQQYVKEIEQQLSEQQLKVEQELVKQKQVLVGVEQEVVKLTTEAKRAQEVAVIEAQQRLKVAEVELAAAADQSEAITARGKAAAEVINFQNEAEAAGWQKSVEAYDGNGDEYARWVMLKKMAPAFRQMMVNTADSPLMDIFSEFNDHSNPSAAKQTDNESESVDGESK; encoded by the coding sequence ATGCCGCGCCTCGGTGAGCTAACCTTTGGTGCCAAACAGGCTAGCGGTATCACGATTCCCCCTCATGTTTTCCCTTCGGAGCTGCAAATGTCAGCCGATTTTGAAGATTCTCAAGCCAGCGGACAAGCAAAGCCTTGGCTTCGCTCGGGCGGCTTAGGTGCCGCCATCCTATTCAGTTTAGCCGGATTATTAGGATTATCGATTTGGGCTTTTCTGTTTTGTCGTGTCGAAGTTCCCTCTCGAAAGATAGCCGTCCTTACCAAAAAGACGGGATCCGAACTGACCAACGAAATGGAGATCGTTCCAGAGGCTGAGTTTGGAAACTTCAAAGGCATCCAGGAACGAGTGCTTGCGGAAGGTCGCTACTTCTACAACCCTTGGAAATGGGATTGGGATATCGTTGATCAAGTCGAGGTGCCCGAAAACCGCTTAGGTGTACGCATTCGTCTTTATGGCGAGAACCTCGGGTACGGAAACCTGATCGCCGATGATACCTCCCAAAAAGGCATCTTCGGCGAAGTGCTTCGGCCGGGACGTTACCCGCTCAACGCGATCAGCTACGAAGCCGGCACAGAGCCTAATCCGATGCGAGACAACTACATCGAGTTGGTCGAACTTCATAAGCCAGTTGTGGTGCCAGCCGGCTTCAAAGGTGTCGTGACGCTTCTATCAGCACCGATGGCAGAGGATCCGAACCAGCTAATCGTTGCCGATGGCAAGCGCGGCGTGCAAAAGAAAACGCTCGATCCCGGTGTCTACTACATCAACCCCTACGTTGCTCGCGTCAACTTAGTTGATTGTCGTAGCCAACGATTCAATCTTTCCACCGGGGGTGAAATGGGGTTTCCTAGCCGCGACGGTTTTTGGGTCAAGCTTGATGGGCGAATTGAGTTTCGTGTCGATCCGGATCGAGCCGCAGAAGTATTTGTGACTTACAACGACGAAACGAATGACAGTAGCAACAACGCGATTGTCGAAGAGGAAATCATCCAGAAGATCATTCTTCCGAATGCTCGTTCGTTTTGCCGACTACGAGGCAGCGATAATTCAGGACGCGATTTTATCCTTGGTGAAAAGCGATCGGAATTTCAAGAGGATTTCCAAGCCACGATTGGTGCGACCTGTCAAAGTCAAGGCATCGAAATCATCCAAGCGTTGATCACGCGAATTTCACCACCGCAACAAATCGCGAAACCAGTACGCGAGCGACAAATTGCGACTCAGCAGGCTCAGCAGTACGTTAAGGAAATCGAGCAACAGCTTAGCGAACAACAGCTTAAGGTCGAACAAGAACTCGTGAAGCAGAAGCAAGTTCTCGTGGGCGTTGAGCAAGAGGTTGTTAAGCTGACGACCGAAGCCAAACGTGCTCAAGAAGTCGCCGTTATCGAAGCTCAGCAACGTTTGAAAGTCGCCGAAGTCGAATTGGCCGCCGCAGCGGATCAGTCCGAGGCGATTACCGCGCGAGGCAAAGCGGCCGCGGAAGTGATCAACTTTCAAAACGAAGCCGAAGCTGCGGGGTGGCAAAAATCGGTGGAAGCCTATGACGGTAATGGTGACGAGTACGCTCGATGGGTCATGCTCAAGAAAATGGCTCCCGCGTTTCGCCAGATGATGGTCAATACTGCTGATAGCCCACTGATGGACATCTTCAGCGAGTTCAATGATCACTCAAACCCGAGCGCCGCGAAGCAAACAGACAATGAATCAGAATCCGTTGATGGAGAATCCAAGTGA
- a CDS encoding glycosyltransferase family 2 protein, whose translation MTEPLNDSNETNLELSVVMPCLNEADTIGICVEKAMHAMKEAGISGEVIIADNGSTDDSKSIAEALGARTIDVAERGYGAALMHGIESSRGKYVIMGDADDSYNFLEIPQFVDKLRQDFDLVQGCRLPRGGGQVLPGAMPFLHRWFGNPALSWLVRLMFRIPIHDVYCGMRGFTRRHYDRLDMRSPGMEFATEMIIKSGLHNASMAQVPITLHPDGRKEHGPHLRTFRDGWRTLRLFLVFSPKWTFFRPGLLLVAIAILGYALAIPQVRIFGAALDVHTLLIASLAGLLGWQCILLATLARIFAAREGMMPPHHKLEELTVEKGLVFGMLGTLIGTGLIAVVIYQWWQADFGPLDYPRTMRFVVPGVTLIAAGFQTSMAALMAGVLKMHRRDPIAPANSKVTDSTPV comes from the coding sequence ATGACTGAGCCATTGAACGACAGCAACGAAACCAATCTCGAACTTTCGGTGGTGATGCCCTGTCTAAACGAAGCCGACACGATTGGAATCTGTGTCGAGAAAGCGATGCATGCGATGAAGGAGGCTGGCATTTCGGGGGAGGTGATCATCGCTGATAATGGAAGCACGGACGATTCCAAGAGTATCGCGGAAGCTTTGGGCGCGCGCACGATCGATGTCGCTGAACGAGGCTATGGAGCGGCGCTGATGCATGGCATTGAGTCAAGCCGCGGGAAATACGTCATCATGGGCGATGCGGATGACAGCTACAACTTCCTTGAAATCCCTCAGTTCGTCGACAAACTTCGCCAAGACTTTGATTTGGTTCAGGGGTGCCGTCTTCCGCGGGGCGGCGGCCAAGTGCTTCCCGGTGCGATGCCATTCTTGCATCGTTGGTTTGGAAACCCCGCATTGTCTTGGCTGGTGCGATTGATGTTTCGCATCCCCATCCACGATGTTTACTGCGGAATGCGAGGTTTCACCCGCCGTCATTACGATCGCTTGGATATGCGATCGCCAGGGATGGAATTCGCAACCGAGATGATCATTAAGAGCGGTCTGCATAACGCGTCGATGGCGCAGGTTCCAATCACACTGCATCCCGATGGACGTAAAGAACACGGACCTCACCTTCGAACATTTCGCGATGGCTGGCGAACGCTGCGGTTGTTCTTGGTGTTCAGTCCCAAGTGGACGTTCTTCCGCCCCGGATTGCTGTTGGTGGCGATCGCGATTTTGGGATACGCATTGGCTATCCCTCAAGTGCGAATCTTTGGTGCGGCGTTGGACGTTCACACGTTGTTGATCGCCAGCTTGGCCGGCCTACTGGGTTGGCAATGCATTCTGCTCGCAACGCTTGCGCGTATCTTCGCCGCTCGTGAAGGCATGATGCCACCTCATCACAAGCTCGAAGAATTGACCGTGGAAAAAGGTCTGGTTTTCGGCATGCTTGGCACCTTGATCGGAACTGGCTTGATTGCCGTTGTCATCTATCAGTGGTGGCAGGCTGATTTCGGACCGCTCGACTACCCTCGCACCATGCGGTTTGTAGTTCCCGGAGTGACGTTGATTGCGGCAGGCTTTCAAACGTCTATGGCTGCGTTGATGGCCGGCGTACTAAAAATGCATCGTCGAGATCCCATTGCCCCGGCGAATTCAAAGGTGACCGATTCGACGCCGGTTTAG
- the rnr gene encoding ribonuclease R → MDIQNELADRVMRFVVSPDYRPCKPKQIAAELGLDDEYREVRRTVKQLVLEGRLVYGSNHLVYSSGSVGGAADSIRGTFRRALGGGFGFVRPNHAEDGADIPEDYFVPPGKTMGALEGDLVEIKIRPGRRGEDEAVVSKILERARRQFTGTFRLSGKTPVVFLDGTPYDKPVSVGDVRGLPLENDDKVFVEMVDFPDDEGEGGEAVILERLGSSKNPAIDTLSIMRQYGLPDEFPEAVINEARQRADEFNDEAVPEGRKDLTKLLTITIDPFDARDFDDAISLEREPGRWRLWVHIADVSHFVQVGGKIDEEARKRATSVYLPDRVVPMIPEIISNHLASLQPDKMRLVKTVEIEMLDDLTVTHTEVHNAAIHSDMRLNYEQVDQFLAAPDNFTEKWGQEVCDLLARMHKLAMQIRKARFKAGSLSMDMPDIKLDMDKQGKVKGAYRVEHTESHQIIEEFMLAGNQAVATWLDDLKLGFLHRIHSPPERRKLRQLTMFVNDLGIKVDSLESRFEIQRVLDTVAGTPLEDAVNFAVLKSMNKAVYGPQAEGHYALDMEHYCHFTSPIRRYPDLTVHRLVQRLLDGEKTPDDAFATLLKLGHHCSDMERNAQKAERELIELKLLHFLKKHIGETMEAIISRVFADGLNARCVKLPVDGFIPVTTLPSDKYRFERRGNMLIGFKEGNRFRLGDQLTVKIVKVDLQERQLFLECIKNHSAKNDIGGGGRKMAKKPNYKMKRKYERRAEKKKRRR, encoded by the coding sequence ATGGATATTCAAAATGAACTTGCCGATCGCGTCATGCGCTTCGTCGTCTCGCCCGACTACCGACCCTGCAAGCCCAAACAGATTGCTGCTGAACTAGGCTTGGATGACGAATACCGCGAGGTTCGCCGAACGGTGAAACAGCTCGTCCTCGAAGGTCGACTCGTGTACGGATCGAACCACCTCGTTTACAGCAGTGGAAGCGTTGGAGGGGCGGCTGATTCGATCCGCGGTACTTTCCGAAGGGCGCTTGGTGGCGGCTTTGGATTCGTACGCCCCAATCATGCCGAGGACGGCGCGGACATTCCCGAAGACTATTTTGTCCCGCCGGGCAAAACGATGGGCGCTCTGGAGGGCGACTTAGTCGAAATCAAAATCCGCCCGGGACGTCGTGGTGAGGACGAAGCGGTCGTTTCCAAGATTCTCGAGCGAGCACGTCGTCAATTCACTGGTACGTTTCGCTTGTCAGGAAAAACGCCGGTTGTCTTTCTTGATGGAACGCCATACGACAAACCCGTTTCGGTCGGTGATGTTCGCGGATTGCCACTTGAGAACGACGACAAAGTGTTCGTTGAAATGGTCGACTTTCCCGATGACGAAGGGGAGGGCGGGGAAGCGGTTATCTTGGAACGCTTGGGCAGCAGCAAGAATCCAGCCATTGATACGCTTTCGATCATGCGTCAGTACGGATTGCCTGATGAGTTTCCCGAAGCGGTTATCAATGAAGCACGCCAGCGAGCTGATGAGTTCAACGACGAAGCCGTTCCCGAAGGTCGCAAAGACCTCACCAAATTGCTAACGATCACGATCGATCCGTTTGATGCGCGTGATTTCGATGATGCAATTTCACTCGAACGAGAACCAGGTCGTTGGCGACTTTGGGTCCATATTGCCGACGTCAGTCACTTCGTTCAGGTCGGCGGCAAGATTGATGAAGAAGCTCGTAAGCGTGCGACCAGTGTCTATTTGCCTGACCGCGTCGTGCCAATGATCCCCGAGATCATCAGCAACCACCTTGCTTCGTTGCAGCCCGACAAGATGCGTTTGGTGAAAACGGTTGAAATCGAAATGCTAGACGATCTGACTGTCACGCATACCGAAGTTCACAACGCGGCGATTCATAGCGACATGCGTTTGAACTATGAACAAGTAGATCAGTTCTTGGCGGCTCCCGATAACTTCACTGAAAAGTGGGGCCAGGAAGTTTGCGACTTGCTCGCTCGAATGCACAAGCTTGCAATGCAAATCCGTAAAGCACGATTCAAAGCCGGATCGTTGTCAATGGACATGCCTGACATCAAGTTGGACATGGACAAACAAGGCAAGGTGAAGGGTGCGTATCGCGTTGAGCATACCGAGAGTCATCAAATCATCGAAGAGTTCATGCTCGCCGGAAACCAGGCGGTGGCAACATGGCTTGATGACTTGAAGCTCGGATTTCTGCACCGAATCCACTCGCCGCCCGAGCGTCGCAAACTACGGCAATTGACGATGTTCGTGAACGATCTGGGCATCAAAGTGGATTCACTAGAAAGCCGGTTCGAAATTCAACGAGTCCTTGATACTGTGGCAGGCACACCACTCGAAGACGCCGTTAACTTCGCCGTGCTCAAGAGCATGAACAAGGCAGTCTATGGACCGCAGGCCGAAGGCCACTATGCCTTGGACATGGAGCATTACTGCCATTTCACAAGCCCAATTCGACGTTACCCCGACCTCACCGTGCATCGCTTGGTGCAACGTTTACTTGATGGCGAAAAGACGCCCGATGACGCCTTTGCCACATTGTTGAAACTGGGCCATCACTGCAGTGACATGGAACGCAACGCCCAGAAGGCTGAACGTGAATTGATTGAGTTGAAGCTGCTGCATTTTCTGAAGAAGCACATCGGCGAAACGATGGAAGCGATCATTAGTCGCGTATTCGCAGATGGCTTGAATGCACGCTGCGTGAAATTGCCCGTCGATGGATTCATTCCGGTCACCACGCTTCCCAGTGACAAATACCGGTTCGAACGTCGCGGAAACATGCTGATTGGTTTCAAAGAAGGCAATCGCTTTCGATTGGGTGACCAACTGACAGTGAAAATTGTCAAAGTTGACTTGCAAGAACGCCAACTTTTCTTGGAATGCATTAAGAATCACAGTGCAAAGAACGACATTGGGGGCGGCGGTAGAAAGATGGCCAAGAAACCCAACTACAAGATGAAGCGTAAGTATGAACGCCGAGCTGAAAAGAAAAAGCGCCGACGATAG
- a CDS encoding serine/threonine protein kinase, which produces MTQKQIDSETFVKMLAKSGIVDPKKSARLVEKVRAQLDGGLPSDPMKLAKLFKREGLITSWHIEKLLVGKYKGFFLGKYKLLGHIGTGGMSSVYLAEHVRMGDRRAIKVLPKSRVADATYLARFQLEAKAIASLNHPNIVLAYDIDNEGDVHYIVMEYVDGVDLQQLVKRDGATDFSTAADLIAQAARGLEHAHSKGVIHRDVKPANLLIDPNGVVKLLDMGLALVAAGDDESLTVANNENVLGTADYLAPEQALNSHTVDHRADIYGLGCTLYYLLTGKPPFSDGTLAQRIAKHQTEMPTAIRQLRPDCPGELEGICVKMIQKDPKYRYQSAADVAEVLEKFVAKVPKGAKVTAGLGDRPESDGNSSSISFGDLGRPSDIQGDTISNKGQETLADSRSALLRKEGISSSDSGRLVDVRKRPDLIDGSFLDLQLESGYRPNSTVGRQPQGSSSSSNAAQGERSHSGKSSIQLGDNSDVYRSRSGSSASSRGQGSGRQQRKAMDPMLLGALILALVIVAVSVGFFLARLTTP; this is translated from the coding sequence ATGACTCAAAAACAGATCGACTCCGAAACATTTGTGAAAATGCTCGCCAAAAGCGGCATCGTCGATCCGAAGAAATCGGCCCGGCTTGTGGAGAAGGTTCGGGCCCAGCTAGATGGCGGTCTTCCTTCTGATCCGATGAAGCTCGCCAAGCTCTTCAAACGCGAAGGCCTGATTACATCCTGGCACATCGAAAAGCTGCTGGTAGGAAAGTACAAGGGGTTTTTCCTCGGCAAGTACAAGCTGCTCGGGCATATCGGTACGGGGGGAATGAGCAGCGTCTATCTGGCCGAGCATGTTCGGATGGGTGATCGACGAGCCATCAAAGTGCTCCCCAAGAGCCGAGTTGCCGACGCAACCTACTTGGCTCGCTTTCAACTCGAAGCCAAAGCGATCGCTTCGCTTAATCATCCCAACATCGTGCTTGCCTATGACATCGACAACGAGGGTGATGTTCATTACATCGTCATGGAGTACGTCGATGGAGTCGACCTGCAACAGCTTGTCAAACGCGACGGCGCGACGGACTTTTCCACTGCGGCTGATCTTATCGCTCAGGCAGCACGCGGTCTTGAACATGCCCACAGCAAAGGTGTGATCCATCGAGATGTCAAACCGGCCAACTTGTTGATTGACCCCAACGGTGTTGTCAAATTGCTAGACATGGGCTTGGCGTTGGTTGCGGCCGGTGATGACGAGTCCTTGACGGTGGCCAATAACGAAAACGTCTTGGGAACAGCCGACTACCTCGCACCCGAGCAGGCACTTAACAGTCACACGGTTGATCATCGTGCTGACATCTATGGGCTCGGTTGTACGCTCTATTATCTGCTTACCGGAAAGCCACCGTTTAGTGATGGGACGTTGGCGCAGCGAATTGCAAAGCACCAAACCGAAATGCCCACCGCGATCCGCCAACTTCGTCCTGATTGTCCGGGCGAGCTCGAAGGCATTTGCGTCAAGATGATCCAAAAGGATCCGAAGTATCGTTACCAATCCGCCGCCGACGTTGCCGAGGTGCTTGAGAAGTTTGTCGCGAAGGTTCCCAAAGGAGCCAAAGTTACAGCAGGGCTTGGTGATCGACCCGAATCAGATGGGAACTCGTCGTCGATTTCGTTCGGTGACCTTGGCCGACCGTCGGACATTCAGGGAGACACGATCAGCAACAAAGGCCAAGAAACACTCGCCGATTCGCGAAGCGCTCTTCTTCGCAAAGAAGGAATTAGCAGTAGTGACAGCGGACGATTGGTCGATGTGCGAAAACGGCCGGACTTGATCGACGGTAGCTTCTTGGACTTGCAACTTGAATCGGGCTACCGTCCCAATTCAACTGTGGGGCGACAGCCCCAAGGGTCATCGTCTTCGTCGAATGCAGCTCAGGGCGAACGTTCGCACAGCGGTAAGTCGAGCATTCAACTAGGTGATAACTCCGACGTCTACCGAAGTCGTTCGGGATCTAGTGCTTCGTCGAGAGGACAGGGTTCAGGGCGTCAGCAACGCAAAGCGATGGATCCCATGTTGTTGGGAGCCTTAATCTTGGCTCTGGTAATCGTAGCTGTTTCCGTGGGCTTCTTTCTCGCTCGCTTGACCACTCCTTAA